From a region of the Caldisericia bacterium genome:
- the upp gene encoding uracil phosphoribosyltransferase: protein MKWKNVHLLNHSLIKHKLTYLRDKNTKPKEFRELVKETSALMAYEITRNLPLKETEIETPISTTTGFILSTEITLVSILRAGLVMSDGILELIPNARVGHIGLYRDPETLKPVTYYVKLPERISETKVFLLDPMLATGGSIVKGVEILKEKGVKDIDVICLVSAPEGLDYVVKFYPDIPIYTIAIDEKLNDHGYIVPGLGDAGDRLFGTK, encoded by the coding sequence TCTACTTAACCATTCCTTGATAAAACATAAATTAACATATCTGAGGGATAAAAATACAAAGCCAAAGGAGTTTAGAGAACTTGTAAAGGAGACATCTGCTTTGATGGCTTATGAGATAACAAGAAATCTACCACTAAAGGAAACTGAGATAGAAACCCCTATTTCAACTACTACAGGTTTTATACTTTCCACAGAAATAACCCTTGTTTCAATATTGAGAGCAGGGTTAGTTATGAGTGATGGGATTCTTGAATTAATACCAAACGCAAGGGTTGGGCATATTGGGCTCTACAGAGACCCTGAAACACTTAAGCCTGTAACATACTATGTTAAACTTCCAGAAAGAATAAGCGAAACGAAGGTTTTTCTCCTTGACCCAATGCTTGCGACTGGTGGATCTATAGTAAAGGGAGTAGAGATATTAAAGGAGAAGGGAGTTAAAGATATTGATGTAATATGTCTTGTTTCAGCTCCAGAGGGACTTGATTATGTGGTAAAGTTTTATCCAGATATCCCAATCTACACCATAGCCATAGATGAGAAATTGAACGATCATGGATACATTGTTCCTGGTCTTGGCGATGCTGGAGATAGGTTATTTGGAACAAAGTAG